The DNA segment CACTTCTCCGCAGAGGTAGCGTTCAATCAGGAGATCCGGGACGCCCGGGAAGCGGGGCAGGGATGAGGGGCTCATGCGGAGGCGGGTCCTTTCCACGAGACGGCGCTCGGAGAGACTTCGAGGAGACGCCGGGCTGTCTCGAAGAAGGTCTGGAGCTTTCGTTGGACGGTCTTTCGTGACACGTCGAGCAGGGTGGCGATCTGCTCCTGTTCGAGTTCATCGAGGAACCGGTGCGCGACGATGCGCTGGACGTCCTCGGGACAGTGAGCGAGCACATGTCTCAGGAGGTCCGCGTCCGTGACGAACCGCTCCATCGAGGTGTCCAGCTCGTCGTCCACGGGGGCGCGCAGGGTGATGGCGCAGGTGCGCTCGGTGCGACGACGGCGCAGCAGCGAGAAGCACTGGCGGTCCGCCACCGTGAGCAGCCACGAGAGCGCGGAGGTGGCCTCGCGCACCTGCTTCAAATGGACGTGGACCCGCAGGAACACCTCCTGCGTCACGTCCCAGGCTTGCGCGTCGTCCCCGAGCAATCGCTGGCAACGCCGGTGCACGGCCTCGCCATAGCGGTGGTAGTAGCCCTCGGTCCGTTCGACGTCCTCGTCCTTCGGTTGCACGTACGACCTCACGTGGCCCCCAGCCAGTGTCGCCGAGCCGCGCGATGGATGGGATGGGGTTCCTCGATGCGAGCCACATGGTCATCACGGCGTGGGGCATCTTGTCGGGACAGGCTTCAGCTCTTGACGCGTGGGGGGCTTGCTGTTCCCTCGACGCGATTCGGGAGGGTGCTTGTCTGGGCGGCGAAGGTCTGCTGGGGTGTCTGTCTTATGTCGACCCTTCAAGAGCGGATCGCCGCGTTCTATGACTTCCTCTGGCCATTCCTGGAGGAGGAGGGGACGCGGTATGCGTATCTGGACGCGTCGCCCGGTGGGCGGCCGATGTCGGAGCTGCTCGATGCGATTCCCGCGCGGCGGGGCGTGGGGGCGGGCTCGCGCGTGGTCGACGTCGGGTGTGGCAAGGGGCGTCAGGTGGTGGCGCTGGCGCGGCGGCTGGAGGGGCACGTCGTGGGGGTGGACCCGCTGGAGCAGAACCTGACGCTCGCGGCGGAGCGGGCCCGGCGGGAAGGGCTGGAGGGGCGGGTGAGCTTCGCGCGGGGTGGAATCGAGCGGCTCCCGCTGGAGTCGTCCTCGGTCGACTTCGTCTGGTGTCTGGACATGCTCAACCACGCCGAGGACCTGGAGGGCGCGATGAAGGAGTGCGCGCGCGTCCTTCGGCCGGGTTGTTCGATGATGAATTGCAGCGCGCTGGCGACGGAGCTGCTGGAGCCTCGCGAGGCGGAGCGCGTCACGTGGCGGTTGGGCATGAATCCCGCGACGTTGTCACGAGAGCGGATGTCCGCGGCCTGCGAGGCCGCCGGGCTGCGCATCGTGGAGTTCGGCACGACGACGGACGAGGGCTCGCCGTACCTGGAGGAACTGGACGAGGGGATGGCACGCCACGCGCTCCGGTTGGCGAAGGTGCGGCGGGCGCGGAAGCAGATGGAGTCCCGGCTGGGGGCCGACGCGCTCGACGTGCTGTGTGCCTATGACGAGTGGAACATCTTCCTGTTGCTCGGGAAGGTGACCTATGGCGTCTGGGTGCTGGAGCGGGCCGGGTGAGGCCCGGAGTACGGTAGTGCTCACGTCGCCACCGCGCATGGGGCCCTGACCAAGTCGAAGTAGGCCCGAGGACCGCGACGGCCCTACTGTGGGTCCTCGTACCGCAAGTGTCCCAGGTCCGTGTGCCCCCCAGCGTGGATGACAAAGGCATGCCGCCTGGGGTCCTGCTCCAGGCTCAACGTGTGCTCGCCCGGCGGAAGCCCCGCGATGATGAAGCGTCCGTCCCCGGTGACGCGCCGGAGCGGGCGGTCCTCGTCATCCCAGAGGTGGAGCGCGGGCCACGGGTCGAAGGGGGGCTCAGCCGGCAGTCCGAGGTGGCCCACGACGGCGCCCGTGTCCTCCAGGCGGATGTCGGCGACGATTCGCTCGCCCTCCTGGGCCTCCACGGTCACGCTGCCGGAGCGACCATCGTCGAGCCACGCATACACGGTCCGATGCCCGGCGGCGGGCTTCACCGCGAAGCCGGAGCCCTCGAACCGGACGTGATGGTACGTCGGAGGCGTGTTCCCGCAACGCAGCACGTGCATCGGCGGCTGTGCGACCGCGATGCGCGCGCCTTGCGCCGGCGTGCCGTCGGGCAGCAGGACGTGTCCCGCGAACTCGAAGAACCGGGGCGTGGGCGCGTGCGGTGAGCCGATGACGAGGTGCGCGCTCGGGTCGTAGGGAACCTGGACGACCATGGGCTCCCCGGGTGACAGCGCCACCTCCTTCCCGCCGTGGAAGTCCCGCCACCCGTGGTAGCCGGTGACGGCGACAGCGCGGTTCCCCGCCTCCACCACGCCCGTCCACGTGCCGTCGTCCTGTCGTCGGAGGGGGACGCCCACCGACACCGCCTTGATGTCGTCGTCAGTGGCAGGCTGGAAGTGGCGCCAGTCGGAGCTGCGGCTGCGCCGGGGCTTCACCGTCACCGGGGTGAAGCCCGCGAGCTGGATGTCCAACGTTGCCCACGCCTCGGCCTGGACCTCCGCCTCGCGCGTCTGGGCCTGGGCCTCGGAGGTGAATGGATGGATTCGCACCGCGCCTGGAGTGACACCGTCCAGGATGTAGCGGCCATTCGCGTCCGTCACCGCCTGGGTGGGCATCTGCCGGGGGACGGACGGAACGCTGAGCGCCATGAGCCTCACACCCACGGCGGGCGTGCCGTCCAAGTTGCGCACCTGTCCGCTGAGCGTCGCCCCAGGAGGCAATGCCAGCACGGTAGAGATGCTCCCTCCCGCGACGAGCCCGAGGTCGTGCTCACAGGCCTCTCCGTGCCCGACACCCCGGGCGCAGAGATGGACCACGCCCGTCGGCGCCTCGGGGAAGAGCGCGATGCCCTGTGCGTTGGTGACGGCCGTCTCCAGCGGCGTCGCGACGTCGATGGGGTCTCTCAGCAGCGCCACCGTGGCTCCAGGGAGCGGGCGCTGATCCCTCGCGGAGACCACCCGGACCTGCGCCTTCCCCCTGCCGTCCAGGGATGGAGGGAGGCGGGGTGGGGCCTCTTTGGGGACGGCAGGCTTTACCGGCGCGGGGAGCGGCGCCGGGGTGGGAGTGGAGGCGGGCGGAGGCGAGGCGAGTGTCAGCTCGTGTCGCACCAGCGCCGCCGCGCAGAGCGAGACCGCCAGCCCGGTGACGGCAATCCATCCACCTCGTCCTCGCATGACGTGGACCTCCGAGCACCTCGTGGGCGCGACGCTCCACGGTACCACCGCCCTGCACAAGGCAGACAGCTGCCCATGAATATTTCCAGGAAGAGCGCGTCTTCAGCGCACTCACTGGCCACGAGTCCCCCTGGCCACATCCCCCGGAGCTGACATGTCCTCGCGCGCCTTCGTCGCGTCCCTGGTTGCGTTCTCCCTCACCGGCTGCGCCGGCATGGTCGTCACCACGACGAAGACGGGGCTCGATGGCAAGACGGTCGTCACCAGCTCGGACCCCGCGGAGCAGGCGCGCATCGATGCCGAGGCGCGTGAGAACGAGGACTACGCCAAGGCCATCGCCGCCGCGCCCCGACGCGCGTCCCAGGACCTCATCGAGGTCGCCGTGTTCGAGACCAGCGTCTCCGAGGAGCTCTCCAAGTCGGTGGACCGCGAGAAGCTGGAGGCCATGCTCCTGGGCGAGCTGTCCAATGACCCGCGGCTGCGCATCGTCCCCGTGAAGGGCCTGTCGTCCAGCGGCCTGCGCGCGGGTGCCTCCACCGAGGAGCGCATCGACGCGGCCCGCGGGAAGGGAATCTCCCCGGACGTGTGGGTCTTCCCGGCCGTCTTCCTCTCCGACGCGGTGGGCACGAGCGGCGGCAAGCTCGTCTCGATGAAGGCCTTCACCGTGCGCGGCGACGTCATCTCCGCGTACGGCACCGGCACGTCGCAGGCCGAGGACAAGGGCACCCTTTTCCAGAACGAACAGGTCGTGAAGAACACCGCGGCGAGGACCCGCTCCGTGGTCCTCGACCAGCTCGGACCCAACCTGCCTTCGCGCGAGGCGGTGGCCGGACTGCAGAAGGCGCGGATGCAGAAGAAGGTGGCCACCATCGAGGAGCAGGCCGGCATCCTCCCCGAGGACGACGCGCAGACGCGCCTCAGGAAGATCCTCGAGGCGGCCAAGAACGGCCCCAAGCCCGCGCAGGCGGCCGCCCAGGAATAGGCAGACATCTGGCCCGGAGGGCGCGTCATGCCCGTGGCGGAGCCGTTTCCTGGCGCAATCCCCAAGGTGGCGGCGCTGCCATGGGGCCCGGAGTGGGGTAGGGTGTCGCCCCTTCTCGCACCTCGGGATTCCTCGACCGCATGTCCACGGACGTTCCTGTCACCGAAGAGGCCGTGCGTCCCGCGCCCTGGCGGGCGAGGCTTCGGGCCCTGGGCTCGGAGCTGGCGTTCCCCGTCAGCCTCTTCTTCTTCAGCCGGCTGGCGTTGCTGCTGCTCGCGCGGGTGTCGCTGGTGTTCGACAACCGGCTGCACCGCCCACCGTTCCAGCAGACGGGCCCGGCGGGACTGGATGCGTTCTGCCGCTGGGACTGCGGCTGGTACACGGAGATCGCCCGTCAGGGCTATGAGCGTCCGCAGGCCACCAACTTCTTCCCGCTGCTGCCCATGCTGGGCCGGCTGGTCCGTG comes from the Myxococcus fulvus genome and includes:
- a CDS encoding class I SAM-dependent methyltransferase, with translation MSTLQERIAAFYDFLWPFLEEEGTRYAYLDASPGGRPMSELLDAIPARRGVGAGSRVVDVGCGKGRQVVALARRLEGHVVGVDPLEQNLTLAAERARREGLEGRVSFARGGIERLPLESSSVDFVWCLDMLNHAEDLEGAMKECARVLRPGCSMMNCSALATELLEPREAERVTWRLGMNPATLSRERMSAACEAAGLRIVEFGTTTDEGSPYLEELDEGMARHALRLAKVRRARKQMESRLGADALDVLCAYDEWNIFLLLGKVTYGVWVLERAG
- a CDS encoding RNA polymerase sigma factor; protein product: MQPKDEDVERTEGYYHRYGEAVHRRCQRLLGDDAQAWDVTQEVFLRVHVHLKQVREATSALSWLLTVADRQCFSLLRRRRTERTCAITLRAPVDDELDTSMERFVTDADLLRHVLAHCPEDVQRIVAHRFLDELEQEQIATLLDVSRKTVQRKLQTFFETARRLLEVSPSAVSWKGPASA
- a CDS encoding carboxypeptidase-like regulatory domain-containing protein translates to MRGRGGWIAVTGLAVSLCAAALVRHELTLASPPPASTPTPAPLPAPVKPAVPKEAPPRLPPSLDGRGKAQVRVVSARDQRPLPGATVALLRDPIDVATPLETAVTNAQGIALFPEAPTGVVHLCARGVGHGEACEHDLGLVAGGSISTVLALPPGATLSGQVRNLDGTPAVGVRLMALSVPSVPRQMPTQAVTDANGRYILDGVTPGAVRIHPFTSEAQAQTREAEVQAEAWATLDIQLAGFTPVTVKPRRSRSSDWRHFQPATDDDIKAVSVGVPLRRQDDGTWTGVVEAGNRAVAVTGYHGWRDFHGGKEVALSPGEPMVVQVPYDPSAHLVIGSPHAPTPRFFEFAGHVLLPDGTPAQGARIAVAQPPMHVLRCGNTPPTYHHVRFEGSGFAVKPAAGHRTVYAWLDDGRSGSVTVEAQEGERIVADIRLEDTGAVVGHLGLPAEPPFDPWPALHLWDDEDRPLRRVTGDGRFIIAGLPPGEHTLSLEQDPRRHAFVIHAGGHTDLGHLRYEDPQ